The Streptomyces sp. RKAG293 genome includes a region encoding these proteins:
- a CDS encoding phage tail protein yields the protein MRGAVDGLASSAPLALMLPAVFADDDLAQRFVAGLDETLAPLHNVLDCLDAYFTPSLAPADFTRWLGTWVGAETEGTETAGAETAGVETAGVETTVALRAAVTAAVRLHRIRGTRRGLSEAIRLAFGVEPEITESGAAAWDAGPMGPVPGESRPFLHVTVRLPEPGPAVEHRLERLVAAACPAHMPYTVQVTAAERTPDR from the coding sequence ATGCGCGGCGCCGTCGACGGACTCGCCTCCTCGGCCCCGCTGGCGTTGATGCTGCCGGCGGTGTTCGCCGACGACGATCTCGCCCAGCGCTTCGTCGCGGGTCTCGACGAGACCCTCGCGCCGCTGCACAACGTGCTCGACTGCCTGGACGCCTACTTCACCCCGTCGCTCGCGCCCGCGGACTTCACCCGCTGGCTGGGCACGTGGGTGGGCGCGGAGACCGAAGGTACGGAGACGGCCGGTGCGGAGACGGCCGGCGTGGAGACGGCCGGCGTGGAGACGACGGTCGCGCTGCGCGCCGCGGTGACCGCCGCCGTGCGGCTTCACCGCATTCGCGGCACCCGGCGCGGACTGTCCGAGGCGATCCGGCTCGCCTTCGGCGTGGAGCCGGAGATCACCGAGAGCGGCGCCGCCGCCTGGGACGCCGGGCCCATGGGCCCGGTCCCCGGCGAGAGCCGCCCGTTTCTGCACGTCACCGTGCGACTGCCGGAGCCCGGCCCCGCGGTCGAGCACCGGCTGGAGCGCCTCGTAGCGGCAGCCTGCCCCGCCCATATGCCTTACACGGTCCAGGTGACCGCCGCCGAAAGGACTCCCGACAGGTGA
- a CDS encoding zinc ribbon domain-containing protein — MTSQQASPSTPPSSAAGDAPGDTARHCAECGTRPTPGQSFCDGCGAVLGWIPDREERDAASAADRQRGADTPGASEPEEGTPPDADTDADTDANTDADTGADSDTGPGAVARGTGPVRGPVAVRAGTDAPAVVPDGDDGPPTIPADPVAPAASPAAATPDPDASARARALLVPVADQRAAAPAPDVAPVLPGVPAAARPRVQAPSAEPADETGAPCPWCEVGNRPDRHFCRRCGMSLAERPGVPAARRPWWRRMWEFGNRPAPWAGERPRLRRGIGRVFPWIAYGLALGLVIYAALNVGTAWNATRDHFAKRVQVTPDSAAASHTFAGHPPKALFDKINNSWWGPGVSQSAEGEWVEARFREPTRLLNILITAGISTKASDLTEAALPHALDAVVTTADGKQTTRRITLDQVSGPQQRKFRADNVVSVRFVIRSAFNAGPDKQVSIAEIEFFTRATNSGT, encoded by the coding sequence GTGACCAGTCAGCAGGCTTCCCCGTCCACCCCGCCGTCTTCAGCGGCCGGTGACGCCCCGGGGGACACGGCACGTCACTGTGCCGAATGCGGCACGCGGCCGACTCCGGGGCAGTCCTTCTGCGACGGCTGCGGCGCGGTACTGGGCTGGATCCCGGACCGTGAGGAACGGGACGCCGCGAGTGCGGCAGACCGGCAGCGCGGCGCGGACACTCCGGGCGCCTCGGAGCCGGAGGAGGGGACGCCGCCCGACGCGGACACCGACGCGGACACCGACGCGAATACCGACGCGGACACCGGCGCCGACTCCGATACCGGCCCCGGTGCCGTCGCCAGGGGCACGGGTCCGGTGCGGGGACCCGTAGCGGTACGCGCAGGCACCGATGCGCCGGCGGTGGTGCCCGACGGGGACGACGGCCCGCCCACGATCCCGGCGGACCCCGTCGCGCCGGCCGCCTCCCCCGCGGCCGCGACCCCGGACCCGGACGCGAGCGCGCGGGCCAGGGCGCTGCTCGTTCCGGTCGCCGACCAGCGCGCCGCCGCCCCGGCACCGGACGTCGCGCCGGTCCTGCCCGGCGTGCCCGCCGCGGCCCGCCCCCGGGTCCAGGCCCCCAGCGCCGAGCCGGCCGACGAGACCGGCGCCCCGTGCCCCTGGTGCGAGGTCGGCAACCGCCCCGACCGGCACTTCTGCCGGCGCTGCGGCATGTCCCTCGCGGAGCGTCCCGGCGTCCCGGCAGCCCGGCGTCCCTGGTGGCGCCGGATGTGGGAGTTCGGCAACCGTCCGGCGCCGTGGGCGGGCGAGCGCCCGAGGCTGCGCCGGGGCATCGGCCGCGTCTTCCCCTGGATCGCGTACGGCCTGGCGCTCGGGCTGGTGATCTACGCGGCGCTCAACGTGGGTACGGCGTGGAACGCGACGCGCGACCACTTCGCGAAGCGGGTCCAGGTCACCCCGGATTCCGCGGCGGCGTCCCATACCTTCGCCGGCCACCCGCCGAAGGCGCTCTTCGACAAGATCAACAACAGTTGGTGGGGCCCCGGCGTCTCGCAGTCCGCCGAGGGCGAGTGGGTCGAGGCGCGCTTCCGGGAACCCACCCGGCTGCTGAACATCCTCATCACGGCCGGGATCTCCACCAAGGCTTCCGACCTCACCGAGGCCGCCCTGCCGCACGCTCTGGACGCGGTCGTCACCACGGCCGACGGGAAGCAGACCACCCGCCGCATCACCCTCGACCAGGTGAGCGGCCCACAGCAGCGGAAGTTCCGGGCGGACAACGTCGTCAGCGTGCGGTTCGTCATCCGCTCGGCGTTCAACGCGGGCCCCGACAAGCAGGTTTCGATCGCCGAGATCGAGTTCTTCACCCGCGCCACCAACAGCGGAACGTAG
- a CDS encoding peptidoglycan DD-metalloendopeptidase family protein produces the protein MRIARWMVPVIVGAVVTPLSIGLGTLLLGTADDSEAAGGDAPAPTGVELKAGDVGVPLGYAKLLRDAAAHCGEKLLTAPVLAAQLKQESNFNPRASSVAAGESSGSADGEGSLTDPRTDEQRAADGRAGGKRAKASPSTARRPLTRGIAQFSDADWAAEGIDGDHDGVKDVLDPADAIPSQGRKMCALLRTAKRHPGYRGTTLELALAGYRLGWKAVEEYGGVPRASGVDGETYAYVAAVTRSSSQMVVPVGGDVSGGWTLPVEGPVGTPYHQRGSAWSTGVHTGIDFVVPTGTPVKAVGPGEVVAAGADGEYGNQVVIRHQDGMYSQYAHLSEVKAVVGQSVQGGTLIGWSGATGNATGPHLHFEMRTGPAFGSDISPVPWLRVRGLVV, from the coding sequence GTGAGGATCGCTCGTTGGATGGTGCCGGTCATCGTCGGCGCCGTGGTGACGCCGTTATCGATCGGGCTCGGGACGTTGCTGCTAGGGACCGCGGACGACAGCGAGGCAGCCGGCGGAGACGCCCCCGCGCCGACGGGCGTCGAGCTGAAGGCGGGGGACGTGGGCGTTCCCCTCGGCTACGCGAAGCTCCTGCGCGATGCCGCGGCCCACTGCGGCGAGAAGCTGCTCACCGCGCCGGTGCTGGCCGCCCAGTTGAAGCAGGAGAGCAACTTCAATCCCAGGGCCAGTTCGGTCGCGGCCGGCGAGTCGAGCGGGTCGGCCGACGGCGAGGGCTCGCTGACGGACCCACGGACCGACGAGCAACGGGCGGCGGACGGCAGGGCCGGTGGGAAACGGGCCAAGGCGAGTCCCTCCACGGCCCGACGGCCCCTCACCAGGGGCATAGCGCAGTTCTCCGACGCCGACTGGGCGGCCGAGGGCATCGACGGCGATCACGACGGCGTCAAGGACGTCCTGGATCCGGCGGACGCCATACCGTCGCAGGGCAGGAAGATGTGCGCGCTCCTGCGGACCGCGAAGCGGCACCCCGGCTACCGGGGCACTACGCTGGAACTCGCCCTGGCCGGATACCGCCTGGGGTGGAAGGCGGTGGAGGAGTACGGCGGTGTGCCGCGCGCCAGTGGAGTGGACGGCGAGACGTATGCGTACGTCGCGGCCGTCACACGGTCCTCCTCCCAGATGGTCGTCCCGGTCGGCGGCGACGTGTCCGGCGGCTGGACCCTGCCCGTCGAGGGGCCGGTCGGCACCCCGTACCACCAGCGGGGCTCTGCCTGGTCCACCGGCGTGCACACGGGCATCGACTTCGTGGTGCCCACCGGAACGCCGGTCAAGGCCGTCGGCCCCGGCGAGGTCGTCGCGGCCGGGGCCGACGGCGAGTACGGCAACCAGGTCGTCATCCGCCACCAGGACGGTATGTACAGCCAGTACGCCCACCTCTCCGAGGTGAAGGCCGTCGTCGGCCAGAGCGTCCAGGGCGGCACGCTCATCGGCTGGTCCGGCGCGACCGGCAACGCCACCGGGCCGCATCTGCACTTCGAGATGCGCACCGGCCCCGCCTTCGGGTCCGACATCTCCCCCGTCCCCTGGCTGCGCGTCAGGGGCCTGGTCGTCTGA
- a CDS encoding alpha/beta fold hydrolase: MTAKTLQYRVDGPEDAPTLILGPALGTTWHMWDRQLPDLTRQWRVLRYDLPGHGGAPADPATSVADLADRLLATLDLLGIDRFGYAGCSLGAAVGVRIALARPDRVAALALVSAAARHGTADAWRQRGVIVRANGLGQFSHTVPERWFTDGYRAAQGAIVEWAVQMVRTTDAECYIAACEALAAHDVRDELGRITVPTLVVAGADDPATPPADARVLVAGIPDARLAVVPAASHLTPVEQPAAVGELLVRHFGATWTESAVASTTAVLQAPPAPPAAEQPTAVPAGRVDPYDEGSLIRREVLGDAHVDRAAAGADAFTGDFEEFITRYAWGEVWARPGLDRRTRSIITLTALTARGHLDELASHTRAALRNGLTPAEIKETLLHTGVYCGLPAANAAFAVAQRVIQEETSVGGPAGDHPR, translated from the coding sequence ATGACGGCCAAGACCCTGCAATACCGCGTTGACGGGCCAGAAGACGCACCGACCCTGATATTGGGCCCCGCCCTCGGCACCACCTGGCACATGTGGGACCGCCAGCTGCCCGACCTGACCCGCCAGTGGCGGGTCCTGCGCTACGACCTGCCCGGCCACGGGGGTGCGCCCGCCGACCCCGCGACCTCGGTCGCCGACCTGGCGGACCGGCTGCTCGCCACCCTCGACCTCCTCGGCATCGACCGGTTCGGCTACGCGGGCTGCTCCCTCGGCGCGGCCGTCGGCGTCCGGATCGCGCTGGCGCGCCCCGACCGGGTCGCGGCGCTGGCCCTCGTCTCCGCCGCCGCCCGGCACGGCACCGCCGACGCCTGGCGGCAGCGCGGTGTCATCGTGCGGGCCAACGGTCTCGGGCAGTTCTCCCACACCGTCCCCGAGCGCTGGTTCACCGACGGCTACCGGGCCGCCCAAGGCGCCATCGTCGAATGGGCCGTGCAGATGGTGCGCACCACCGACGCGGAGTGCTACATCGCCGCCTGCGAGGCGCTGGCTGCGCACGACGTACGCGACGAGCTGGGCCGGATCACCGTCCCGACCCTGGTGGTGGCCGGCGCGGACGACCCCGCGACGCCGCCCGCCGACGCCCGCGTCCTGGTCGCCGGGATCCCCGACGCCCGGCTCGCCGTGGTGCCCGCCGCCTCCCACCTCACCCCCGTGGAGCAGCCCGCGGCCGTCGGGGAGCTGCTGGTACGGCACTTCGGCGCCACCTGGACCGAGTCCGCCGTCGCCTCCACCACCGCCGTGCTCCAGGCCCCGCCCGCCCCGCCGGCCGCGGAACAGCCCACCGCGGTGCCCGCGGGCCGCGTCGACCCGTACGACGAGGGTTCGCTGATCCGCAGGGAGGTCCTGGGCGACGCGCATGTCGACCGGGCCGCCGCGGGGGCGGACGCCTTCACCGGGGACTTCGAGGAGTTCATCACCCGCTACGCCTGGGGAGAGGTGTGGGCGCGCCCCGGCCTGGACCGGCGCACCCGCAGCATCATCACGCTGACGGCGCTGACCGCCCGCGGGCACCTCGACGAGCTCGCCTCCCACACCCGCGCGGCGCTGCGCAACGGCCTCACGCCCGCCGAGATCAAGGAGACGCTGCTGCACACGGGCGTCTACTGCGGACTGCCGGCGGCGAACGCCGCCTTCGCGGTCGCGCAGCGCGTGATCCAGGAGGAGACGTCCGTCGGCGGCCCCGCCGGTGATCATCCGCGATGA
- a CDS encoding MBL fold metallo-hydrolase, whose protein sequence is MKLTKKGHACVRLEKDGQVLVIDPGAFTEEDAAVGAEAILITHEHIDHFNEDRLRLALDANPAAQVWTLKSVADQVSAAFPGRVHTVGEGDTFTAAGFDIEVHGQLHAVIHPDIPRIANQGYVVDGSVFHPGDALTVPDRPVDTLLLPLQAPWSKLSEVVDYLREVKPQRAFDVHDGLLNDIAFMIYGRMLGPDGPGIGGGEHRRLVPGESVELG, encoded by the coding sequence GTGAAGCTGACCAAGAAGGGCCACGCCTGCGTCAGGCTGGAGAAGGACGGGCAGGTGCTCGTCATCGATCCCGGCGCCTTCACGGAGGAGGACGCCGCGGTCGGCGCCGAGGCGATCCTCATCACCCACGAGCACATCGACCACTTCAACGAGGACCGGCTGCGCCTCGCCCTGGACGCCAACCCGGCCGCCCAGGTCTGGACCCTCAAGAGCGTCGCCGACCAGGTGTCGGCGGCCTTCCCCGGCCGGGTGCACACCGTCGGCGAGGGCGACACCTTCACCGCGGCGGGCTTCGACATCGAGGTGCACGGCCAACTGCACGCCGTGATCCACCCGGACATCCCGCGGATCGCCAACCAGGGCTACGTGGTCGACGGCTCGGTCTTCCACCCCGGTGACGCCCTGACGGTCCCCGACCGTCCCGTCGACACCCTGCTGCTCCCGCTGCAGGCCCCCTGGAGCAAGCTCTCCGAGGTCGTCGACTACCTGCGCGAGGTGAAGCCGCAGCGCGCCTTCGACGTCCACGACGGGCTGCTCAACGACATCGCGTTCATGATCTACGGCCGGATGCTCGGCCCCGACGGCCCCGGCATCGGCGGCGGCGAACACCGCCGGCTGGTCCCGGGCGAATCCGTCGAACTGGGCTGA
- a CDS encoding exodeoxyribonuclease III, whose translation MRIATWNVNSITARLPRLLAWLESTGTDVLCLQETKCSLEQFPFDELRELGYEAAVNATGRWNGVALLSKAGLEDVVTGLPGGPGYEGVEEPRAVSATCGGVRVWSVYVPNGREVAHEHFAYKLQWFEALRAAVAEDAAGPRPFAVLGDYNVAPTDEDVWDLSQFEGATHVTPEERAALAALREAGLTDVVPRPLKYDRPYTYWDYRQLGFPKNRGMRIDLVYGNEAFAKAVTDSYVDREERKGKGASDHAPVVVDLTV comes from the coding sequence ATGCGCATCGCCACCTGGAACGTCAACTCGATCACCGCCCGTCTGCCGCGCCTGCTCGCCTGGCTGGAGAGCACCGGCACGGATGTGCTGTGCCTCCAGGAGACCAAGTGCTCGCTGGAGCAGTTCCCCTTCGACGAGCTGCGCGAGCTCGGCTACGAGGCGGCCGTCAACGCCACCGGCCGGTGGAACGGCGTGGCGCTGCTGTCGAAGGCCGGCCTGGAGGACGTCGTGACCGGGCTGCCCGGCGGCCCCGGGTACGAGGGTGTGGAGGAGCCCCGCGCGGTCTCCGCCACCTGCGGCGGGGTCCGGGTCTGGTCGGTGTACGTGCCCAACGGCCGCGAGGTCGCGCACGAGCACTTCGCCTACAAGCTGCAGTGGTTCGAGGCGCTGCGCGCCGCCGTCGCCGAGGACGCCGCAGGCCCGCGGCCCTTCGCGGTGCTGGGTGACTACAACGTCGCGCCCACCGACGAGGACGTGTGGGACCTGTCCCAGTTCGAGGGCGCCACCCACGTCACCCCCGAGGAGCGCGCCGCCCTGGCGGCGCTGCGCGAGGCGGGTCTGACGGACGTGGTGCCGCGTCCGCTCAAGTACGACCGCCCGTACACCTACTGGGACTACCGCCAGCTGGGCTTCCCGAAGAACCGGGGCATGCGCATCGACCTGGTCTACGGCAACGAGGCCTTCGCCAAGGCGGTCACCGACTCGTACGTCGACCGCGAGGAGCGCAAGGGCAAGGGCGCCTCCGACCACGCCCCGGTCGTCGTCGACCTCACCGTCTGA
- a CDS encoding cupin domain-containing protein: protein MSTVDLPSASFAVRVPDAELEPEPLDPDQIVSGTPEVTGKVLWESADGTRLRGIWQITPGVVTDTEADEMFVVVSGRATVEVAGGDTLELGPGVVCVLREGDRTTWTVHETLRKAYAIGC from the coding sequence ATGAGCACCGTTGACCTGCCCTCCGCCAGCTTCGCCGTCCGCGTTCCCGACGCCGAGCTGGAGCCCGAGCCGCTCGATCCGGACCAGATCGTGTCGGGCACGCCCGAGGTCACCGGCAAGGTGCTCTGGGAGTCGGCCGACGGGACCCGGCTGCGGGGGATTTGGCAGATCACCCCGGGCGTGGTGACCGACACCGAGGCCGACGAGATGTTCGTCGTGGTCAGCGGCCGGGCCACCGTCGAGGTGGCGGGCGGCGACACGCTCGAACTCGGCCCCGGCGTTGTCTGCGTCCTGCGCGAGGGGGACCGGACGACCTGGACGGTGCACGAGACGCTGCGCAAGGCCTACGCGATCGGCTGCTGA
- a CDS encoding DUF6278 family protein, with translation MDIPFLDKWRKRNAVAHGVAVRVGDPDAAGVAELLAECDLLRAQAQDAGVELDDSPGSLTALDQLVPQWRDDPEVLPWLGNDAGLYLGTVIVRTVPGAAWQVWPNGLPVVKLESGREVDVVAIGHEWAESGTPELSQTLAEASEN, from the coding sequence ATGGACATCCCCTTCCTGGACAAGTGGCGCAAGCGGAACGCGGTGGCGCACGGGGTCGCGGTCCGGGTCGGCGACCCGGACGCGGCGGGCGTGGCCGAATTGCTGGCGGAGTGCGATCTGCTGCGCGCCCAGGCACAGGACGCCGGGGTCGAACTCGACGACTCGCCCGGCTCGTTGACGGCTCTCGACCAGTTGGTGCCGCAGTGGCGCGACGACCCCGAGGTGCTGCCCTGGCTCGGCAACGATGCCGGTCTGTACCTCGGCACCGTCATCGTCCGCACCGTGCCGGGCGCCGCCTGGCAGGTGTGGCCGAACGGCCTGCCGGTGGTCAAGCTGGAGTCGGGCCGCGAGGTCGACGTGGTCGCGATCGGCCACGAATGGGCCGAGAGCGGCACGCCCGAGCTGTCCCAGACACTCGCCGAGGCGTCCGAGAACTGA
- a CDS encoding TfoX/Sxy family DNA transformation protein — protein sequence MDSLQQMPNIGAVLADRLRRGGVEDAGELRRLGAGRAFEKIREDLPEDTCTHTLLALEGAIRGTRWTAIPQTERDTLVNRVLG from the coding sequence GTGGACTCCCTGCAGCAGATGCCGAATATCGGAGCGGTCCTTGCCGACCGCTTGCGCCGCGGCGGCGTCGAGGACGCCGGCGAACTGCGCCGGCTCGGCGCCGGCCGTGCCTTCGAGAAGATCCGCGAGGACCTTCCCGAGGACACCTGCACGCACACCCTGCTCGCCCTCGAAGGCGCGATCCGCGGCACCCGCTGGACCGCCATCCCGCAGACCGAACGCGACACCCTCGTCAACCGGGTCCTGGGCTGA
- a CDS encoding amino acid ABC transporter ATP-binding protein, whose translation MRMDPLIVLSGVNKHFGQLHVLRDIDLTIGRGEVVVVIGPSGSGKSTLCRAINRLEPVESGTITIDGQPLPSEGKELAKLRADVGMVFQSFNLFAHKTVLQNVALAPVKVRGHSRAEADRRARELLDRVGLLAHADKYPAQMSGGQQQRVAIARALAMDPKALLFDEPTSALDPEMINEVLEVMQQLARDGMTMVVVTHEMGFARSAANRVVFMADGLIVEDRVPEEFFTAPRSERAKDFLSKILHH comes from the coding sequence CTGCGCATGGATCCACTGATCGTGCTGAGCGGTGTCAACAAGCACTTCGGACAGTTGCATGTGCTGCGGGACATCGACCTGACCATCGGCCGCGGCGAGGTCGTGGTCGTCATCGGTCCTTCGGGTTCCGGCAAGTCCACGCTGTGCCGGGCGATCAACCGACTGGAGCCGGTCGAGTCGGGCACCATCACCATCGACGGGCAGCCGCTGCCCTCCGAGGGCAAGGAACTGGCGAAGCTGCGCGCGGACGTCGGCATGGTGTTCCAGTCCTTCAACCTCTTCGCGCACAAGACGGTGCTGCAGAACGTGGCGCTGGCGCCGGTCAAGGTGCGCGGCCACAGCCGCGCCGAGGCCGACCGACGGGCCAGGGAACTGCTCGACCGGGTGGGCCTGCTGGCGCACGCCGACAAGTACCCCGCCCAGATGTCCGGCGGCCAGCAGCAGCGGGTGGCGATCGCCCGCGCGCTGGCGATGGACCCCAAGGCGCTGCTCTTCGACGAGCCGACCTCCGCGCTCGACCCGGAGATGATCAACGAGGTGCTGGAGGTCATGCAGCAGCTCGCCCGGGACGGCATGACGATGGTCGTCGTCACCCATGAGATGGGCTTCGCCCGCTCCGCCGCCAACCGGGTCGTGTTCATGGCCGACGGCCTGATCGTCGAGGACCGGGTCCCGGAGGAGTTCTTCACCGCGCCGCGCAGTGAGCGCGCCAAGGACTTCCTGTCCAAGATCCTCCACCACTGA
- a CDS encoding glutamate ABC transporter substrate-binding protein — translation MRRKNRHIALLAVAAALLAGCGKQGSPPTKGPSSDDLPTYKVDTNFSLPDSKTWSSAHRRGKIVVGVKDDQPYLGQRDPANGTYAGFDVEIARMLAASLGFGLDRIQYKSVASANRETALSNGQIDYYVGTYTINDKRKQQVGFAGPYYVAGQGLLVRKDENDIKGPQDLKGKKVCSAAGSTPIQRIESDYPDAIPVTYDTYSVCVDNLLTFQVDAVTTDDSILLGYAAKAPDEMKLVGKAFSKEPYGVGVARSDNALRLALDDAIVAHEKNGDWKKAYDATLGLSGVPAPTPPAVDRY, via the coding sequence ATGCGACGCAAGAACAGGCACATCGCGCTGCTCGCCGTGGCCGCGGCCCTGCTGGCGGGCTGCGGCAAGCAGGGCAGTCCGCCCACGAAGGGCCCCAGCTCCGACGATCTGCCCACCTACAAGGTGGACACGAACTTCTCCCTCCCCGACTCGAAGACCTGGAGCTCCGCCCACCGGCGCGGCAAGATCGTCGTCGGGGTCAAGGACGACCAGCCGTACCTCGGCCAGCGCGACCCGGCCAACGGCACCTACGCCGGCTTCGACGTCGAGATCGCCCGGATGCTCGCCGCGTCGCTCGGCTTCGGCCTCGACCGGATCCAGTACAAGTCGGTGGCCTCCGCCAACCGCGAGACCGCGCTCAGCAACGGCCAGATCGACTACTACGTCGGCACGTACACGATCAACGACAAGCGCAAGCAGCAGGTCGGCTTCGCCGGCCCGTACTACGTCGCGGGCCAGGGCCTGCTGGTGCGCAAGGACGAGAACGACATCAAGGGCCCGCAGGACCTGAAGGGCAAGAAGGTCTGCTCGGCCGCCGGTTCCACCCCGATCCAGCGCATCGAGTCGGACTACCCCGACGCCATCCCCGTCACCTACGACACCTACTCCGTCTGCGTGGACAACCTGCTGACCTTCCAGGTCGACGCCGTCACCACCGACGACTCGATCCTGCTCGGCTACGCGGCCAAGGCGCCCGACGAGATGAAGCTCGTCGGCAAGGCGTTCTCCAAGGAGCCCTACGGGGTCGGGGTGGCCAGGAGCGACAACGCTCTGCGGCTCGCGCTCGACGACGCGATCGTGGCCCACGAGAAGAACGGCGACTGGAAGAAGGCGTACGACGCGACCCTCGGCCTGTCCGGGGTCCCGGCGCCCACCCCGCCCGCCGTCGACCGGTACTGA
- a CDS encoding amino acid ABC transporter permease encodes MNVLLDNFSLYGKGFLGTLELTLYAGVLALVGGVVIAGFRVSPVKALRVFGTTWVTVLRNTPLTLLFFAVVLGLPRFGVRLPFMTFAVLALACYTSAFICEAVRSGINTVPLGQGEAARSLGMTFGQTLNLVVLPQAGRAVISPIGSTLIALAKNSAIAGSFSVTELLGTYKPLNELGYSIVWSFIWIAVGYLIITLSISVLFNVLEKKMGVAR; translated from the coding sequence ATGAACGTACTGCTCGACAACTTCTCCCTCTACGGCAAGGGTTTCCTCGGCACCCTCGAACTGACCCTCTACGCGGGCGTGCTGGCGCTGGTCGGCGGCGTGGTCATCGCCGGCTTCCGGGTCTCGCCGGTCAAGGCGCTGCGCGTCTTCGGCACCACCTGGGTCACCGTGCTGCGCAACACCCCGCTGACCCTGCTCTTCTTCGCGGTCGTGCTGGGACTGCCGCGGTTCGGGGTGCGGCTGCCGTTCATGACCTTCGCGGTCCTCGCGCTGGCCTGCTACACCTCGGCGTTCATCTGCGAGGCGGTCAGGTCGGGCATCAACACCGTGCCGCTGGGCCAGGGCGAGGCCGCCCGCAGCCTCGGGATGACGTTCGGCCAGACCCTGAACCTGGTGGTGCTGCCGCAGGCGGGCCGCGCGGTCATCTCCCCGATCGGCTCGACACTCATCGCGCTCGCCAAGAACTCCGCGATCGCCGGCTCCTTCTCGGTCACCGAACTGCTCGGCACCTACAAGCCGCTGAACGAGCTGGGCTACAGCATCGTCTGGTCCTTCATCTGGATCGCGGTCGGCTACCTGATCATCACGCTGTCGATCAGCGTGCTCTTCAACGTGCTGGAGAAGAAGATGGGGGTCGCCCGATGA
- a CDS encoding amino acid ABC transporter permease, translating into MSSALYDIPGPKALARHRLYAWITTALLAALVGWIIYMLIHTGQFESTKWVPFEYEGIQRLLLTGLANTLKAFIWAAVLSLAFGALFAAGRLSEHRVIRWVSTLVVEFFRAMPLLVMIFFIFIALKVEPMLALITGLTLYNGSVLAEVFRTGVNSVSRGQGEAAYALGMRKTQVMTYILVPQAARAMLPAIISQLVVALKDTSLGYLITYEEFLYNGKLIATNLDYDLPFIPVVMVIAPIYIGMCMLLSWFANWLGRRERHNPKTKGTPVATTPPQQI; encoded by the coding sequence ATGAGTAGCGCGCTCTACGACATTCCTGGTCCGAAGGCGCTGGCGCGCCACCGGCTCTACGCGTGGATCACCACCGCCCTGCTGGCCGCGCTGGTCGGCTGGATCATCTACATGCTGATCCACACCGGCCAGTTCGAGTCGACCAAGTGGGTGCCGTTCGAGTACGAGGGCATCCAGCGGCTGCTGCTGACCGGGCTCGCCAACACCCTCAAGGCGTTCATCTGGGCGGCCGTTCTCTCACTCGCCTTCGGCGCGCTCTTCGCCGCCGGCCGGCTCTCCGAGCACCGGGTGATCCGCTGGGTGAGCACCCTGGTGGTGGAGTTCTTCCGGGCGATGCCGCTGCTGGTGATGATCTTCTTCATCTTCATCGCGCTCAAGGTCGAGCCGATGTTGGCGCTGATCACCGGTCTGACGCTCTACAACGGCTCGGTGCTCGCGGAGGTCTTCCGTACCGGTGTGAACTCGGTGTCGCGCGGGCAGGGCGAGGCCGCCTACGCGCTCGGCATGCGCAAGACGCAGGTGATGACGTACATCCTGGTGCCGCAGGCGGCCCGCGCGATGCTGCCCGCGATCATCAGCCAGCTGGTGGTGGCGCTGAAGGACACCTCGCTCGGCTACCTCATCACCTATGAGGAGTTCCTCTACAACGGCAAGCTCATCGCCACCAACCTCGACTACGACCTGCCGTTCATCCCGGTCGTGATGGTGATCGCACCGATCTACATCGGGATGTGCATGCTGCTGTCGTGGTTCGCGAACTGGCTGGGGCGCCGCGAACGGCACAACCCCAAGACGAAGGGCACACCGGTCGCGACGACGCCACCTCAGCAGATCTGA